The region TCGGTCACGTGAAGATGAAGGTGGTCCCGGCCAAAGCGGCCCGCAAAGATGTGGAGTTCTTCTTCGAAAAGCTCAAAGAGAACGATCCCAAGATCATCGGCGGAAAACTGCCCGATGAAGGATTCTATCGCTGATGGATGCCCTCAAGAAAATCATCAGAGACTTCCCCGCCTTCCTCTGGGGCGGGTGGGGAGCACTCGCCGCTATCTTCCTTTTTATCGCCCTGTGGGATCTGGGAAGCCAGCTCTACGGCGATATGATCCTCCCTTCACCTCTGCACTCTTTCCAGACCGTCGTGACACTTTTTCACAATGACGAATTTCTCGCCAACCTCTCTTTGACGATCGAACGTGTCGCCGTAGGTTTTGCCGTCTCCCTTGTCATCGGGACCCTCCTGGGGCTGCTGGCCGGCTTTTTCGTCACCGCCTCGATCACCAGCCGCCCCATCATCACCATTTTGATGGGGATGCCGCCGATCGCCTGGATCGTCCTGGCGATGATCTGGTTCGGAATGGGAAATATGACCGTGGAGTTCACCGTTATCGTCGCGTCGCTGCCGATCGTCTTCATCGGGGCCCTGCAGGGGACACGGACCCTCGAGGACAAGTTCGACGAAATGGCCGACACCTTCAAAGTCCCGAGGATGATGAAATTCACCGACATTTACCTGCCCCATATCTTCTCCTACATCTTCCCCGCCTGGGTCAGCGCCCTGGGAATGGCGTGGAAGATCGTCGTGATGGCGGAACTGCTGGCCGCCAGCGACGGGATTGGGGCGGCCCTGGCGATGGCAAGGAGCCAGCTCGATACCGATACGGCAATGGCGCTGGTGGTGATTATGATCGGATCGCTGATGATCGTGGAGTATATCTTCCTCGAACCGATCAAGCGGGAGGTGGAAAAATGGCGCGATTGAAACTGGAAAATGTCAGCTTCTCCTTCGGCTACAAGAAGATTCTCAAGGATATAAGTTTCGAGCTGAACGAGGGAGAAGTCCTCTCGGTGGTCGGCCCCAGCGGCGGAGGGAAGACCACGCTGCTTCGGCTCTGCGCCGGACTCCTGGACCGTCAGGAGGGGTGGATCGAAAACAGCTTCAAAAGCCAGGCGATCGCCTTTCAGGACCCGCGGCTCCTGCCCTGGAAGAATGTGATCGACAACATCTCCTTCGGGCTCAAAGCCAAGGGAATGCCCACCAAAGAGCGGATCGAACGGGCCGAAGAGATCGCCCTGAAATTCGATCTCGAAGCGGAAGATTTCGACAAATTTCCCAAGGAGCTCAGCGGAGGGATGAGCCAGAGGGTTAGCTTTGCCAGAGCGCTGGTGACCGAACCGGAGCTTCTCTTTCTCGATGAGCCTTTCTCGGCGCTGGATATCGGGCTCAAGCGGGAGCTGCAGAACCACATCATCGAAATGATCGCCCAAAAGAAGATCACCATCTTCTTCATCACCCACGACCTGATGGAAGCGATCCGCCTCAGTGACAAGATCCTGCTGCTCGAGCCCGATCCGGGGCGCATCGTCAAGAGCTACAGCTTCACCCTTCCCCAAAAAGAGCGCACGGATGAGTGGGTCTATGCCCAGACCGCCAAACTGCTCGCCGACCCCTATGTCATCGAGACCTTTGAACTGGAGTTTAAATAATGGCCGCTACCGAACATTACGCCTACTACCCCGAAGGGGATTTCCCCCCGTACCTGGCCTACGGATTCCGCCCCACCTTTTTGCTGATGGCTCCTTATATGATCCTCTCGATCCTCCTTTGGGCCCTGCACTACACGGGCTACATCCCTCTTCCTTTCCTCGGCGACGCGCTCAGCTGGCACATCTACGAGATGCTCTATGGAGTCGGCTTTCTGGGGATGGCGGCCTTTATCCTCACGGGAGCGCCTGAGCTCTACCCCGGCACCGTGCCGATCGTGGGCGAAACCCTGCGCCGCCTCTTCGGCCTCTGGATCCTGGGGCGTGTGGCCTTTTGGCTTTCGGGGTGGATCACCTTCTACCCTGCCGCACTCATCAATATCGCCCTCTTCGCCTGGCTGACCCTGCTGGTCATCAAACCCATCTTCCAAGACCCGGCCAAACGGCACGTCAGTATCGCCTACGCATTCGTCGCTGTGCAGGCAGCGCAGGTCTGGTTCTATCTCGCCGCGGCGGGCTGGGTCGGCACGCCGCCGCTGGAAGTGCTCAAAGTCGCCTTGGGGATCTTTCTGGTGCTCATCGTCCTTTCCATCCGCCGGGTCAATATCGAAGCGGTCAACGAGATCCTGGAGCACGAAGGGTACGAAGAGGTCTTCTTCGCCCGGCCGCCTGCCTATAACCTGACGATCTTTATGATCGCCCTCTTTACCGCCGTCGAATTCTTCTGGCCCCAGAACCGGGCTATCGGCTGGATCGCCCTGGGCACCGCCGCGGCAAGCCTGGCCATTCTGAACGATTTCATCGCCTACGACGAGACCAATCTCTTCAAAAAACGGCTCATCTTTTCGCTGACGCTGGTTCCTGTGAGTATGGCGGCGGGATTCGGATTGATCGGCTACAACTACTTGGCGGGATTACCCTGGTACAACGGCGATCTTCTCCATATGCTCACCTCCGGAACCTGGACGCTTTCCTTCTATCTCGTGATGGTGGTCATCACCATCGTCCATACCGGACGCGATATCGCCAAAGAACGGGATATTTGGATCTGCCTGAGCGTCGGGCTCATTCTCTTCTCGGCGATCCTGAGAACCGCCGTCACTTTCTACCCGGCGCAGGGAAGCCTCCTGATCCTCCTCTCGGCGATCGTCTGGGCGCTGCCTTTTATCCTCTATATCAAACGCTATTTCAAATGGCTCCTGAGCCCCAGAGCCGACGGGATCCCGGGATAAGGCAAAAAGGCACTATCCAAGCACTCTCTCGCCTCTCGTTCCCACGCTATGCGTGGGAATGCCTATCCCACTCAAATCTATCATAGGTAAGAGGCTAAAAGTATGTCCTCTGTATCAAGTATCGTATGGGGTTCTACGTTCAACGCGAGAACCAGAAAGAGAACCGTCTCAACTCTCAACGCTCAGCTCTCAACGCTAAACTCTCGCCCCTCATTTCCTCACATAGGTCAAGAAGCGCTCCGGCGACTCCTCTTTACAATAGACTTCGTGGCCGGCCTTTTGAAGCTCTTCGATCAGCGGTTCGGGCTTGAAATCGGACTCGATAGCGATCATTTCTCCCTCATTCAATCCTTTGAGCGCCATATGGGCTTCGGCCAGAGGGTTCTTTTGGGCATCCAGCAGTTCGTTGGCGTTGAGAGTCGCTTTGACCTCTCCATCAATCCACTCGGGTGCTTCACTCACACTTTCGCTCTCCGTAGCTACCCCTTCGGCATCGACGGGAGGCTGCCCCACCGCTTCGCGCAGCTTGTTGAGCAGATCGAGGGGCTCCATCCCGCCGACGATCGCCGCCTGGCGTACACCGGCGACTTTGGCCAGGGTGCGGCGCAGGACGGGGTTGTTGAGCTTTTTGAATTTAGGGTTGATGGCGATCAGTGTCTCCTTCATCCCCGGATAGTTGTTGAGCAGATCAGCGATCTTGGTCTCCATCGTAATCTCTTTCATCATCGACTCCTTCTTTTATTAATTTCTATTAATCAGGAGAATATTACTCCAGATTCAATAGTATACTACTTATTATTCCGATAAGAAAGCGTTAATCCAAGGAGCCTTTTTGCCTGCCGAATATCTTCTCTATGTCTTCCTGGCCTTTGTATTGTCCATTCTCTTTTCAATGGGTGGCGCCGGATCGGGGATTGCCCTGATCCCTATCCTGCACTTTTTGGGAGTCGATTTCAACGTCGCCAAGGCAGTCGGGCTCTTCGCCGGGGCCTCTACCACCATCACCTCCAGCGTGATGAACTTTCGGCGCAAAGCCCTGGATATCGCCCAACTCTGGCCTATGGCCCTGGGGATGCTGCTCTTCGCCCCGTTGGGAGCCTGGTTCAACCGCTTCGTCGATCAGGAGTTCGTCAAGGCGCTCTTCGTGCTTCTCCTGCTCTATAGCGCCACAATGATGATGTTCGGGAGGAAAAAGGCGCTGACCCATTTGCACTCCAAACCGCTCCTTCTGGCGGTGGGAAGCGGCGTGGGGCTCGTCTCCGGTCTGCTGGGGGTCGGCGGAGGAAACCTGCTCATCCCTCTCCTGATCCTCCTGGGATTCGAACCCCGCAAAGTGGCCGTGGCTGTCAGTTTCGTCGTTCCGTTCTCTGCACTGGGCTCTTTTTTCACCTACGCCAGCTACGTCCCCCTCGACTGGAGACTCCTGCTCCTCGTCGCCCTCGCCTCCGTCGTCGGAGGATACTTGGGGAACCACCTGATGCATTTCAAACTCAATCAGCAGCAGATCAAAAAGATTATGGCATTGATCCTTTATATTCTGGCCTTCAAAATGCTCTACGGGCTGCTCTAATCACTCAAGATATTTGGGCACACGAAGTCGCTTTAGCTTTCCAGGTTCTCCAGAAATTCGAGCAGACCCTCGATGATCCGATCCGGGCTCGGGGGACAGCCGGGGATATGATGGGCTACCGGCAGATGCTCCGAAGCGGGAGCGGTGACGGCGAAGGTGTGTTCGAAGGGTGCCTGCATCGCCGGGCAATCCCCCAGGGTGATGCACCATTTGGGCTCGGGGATCTGCTCCCAGGCATCCAGGACGTGGGGGAGCATATTGAAAGTCAGCACGCCGCTGAGCAGCATCAGGTCGGCATGCCGGGGCGACGCGACGAAATGAATCCCCAGACGCTCCAAATCGTAATAGGGATTGCTCAGGGCATTGCACTCCGCTTCGCAGGCGTTGCAGCTGCCGCTGTCCACCATCCGAATCGCCAGAGAACCGGCGAATTTGCGCTTGACCTCATCCCTGAGCCGCTTGCGCAGCTCCTTCATCCGCTCGTCAAACTCAGGATGCTCCGTCAAAACCCCGGTTTGGAATCGCTTTTGCCAATATTTCAGCATAATGCAGCCTCCGGCTGGGAGTCGTTGGTCGTCAATCGTCGATCGTTGGTTTGCGGGCTTTGCCCGCTCATAATTAATTGCGTTGTGAAACAACGCTTACCAAAATTCCTCACTCCTAACTCCTCATTCTTCACTCATTTATAGGTCATTTCCCGCATAGCTCAGATCGCAGCTCTTGTTGATCAGGGGGAAATCGGCGATGATATTACCCGGCATCATCAGGTGCAACGCCTGCCAATTGACGAAGCTGGGATCCCGGTAGAAAAAGCGACCGATCTTCCCGGCCTCGATCTCGATGCTCATATAGATCTCTCCCAGGGAACTTTCGACGAAGCTCTCGTAGAAGCCATCCTTCGCCTCACTCTCCAAAAGGGAGAAGTCTTCGCCGGATTCGGCACCCTTCTCCATCAACTCCCGCACGAAGCTTTGTATCAACGCCAAAGAGCTCTTGACTTCGGCGATACGGACTTTGAAACGGGCTGCGACATCTCCGCTCGTTTCCGTGGCCGCTGCGAAGCCCCTCTCCGTGTAAAAGGGATCGTCAGAACGCACATCCAGACTCAAACCGCTGGCACGGGCCATCACCCCCACACAACCGTAACGCTTGGCATCGTCGGCTTTCAGGATACCCGTGGTATCCATCCGGTCCCAGAGGGAGGGGATATCGACGATCCAATTCTCAAACCATCCGATCGCCTCCTCCATCCGCTGGGCAAAGCTCGAAATCTCCCCGAGATCCCAAGCCGGAAGCTCCCTGAAAAGCGCCTCGAAACCGAAGCGGCTTCTTGTGAGCCGGGCCATCAAGCGCCGTGCCTCTTCCGCCCGGGCGGAGCCCCAGGCCAGAGCTGCGCCGAAACCGGCATCGTTGGGGATGAAGCCCAGGTCGGTCCAGTGGTGGATAATCCGCTCCAGCTCCAGCAGCAGGGCGTGGCGCAGGCGAAGGGCTTCGGGCAGTTCCTGAGCTGTGGATTCTTCCACGATGTGCAGGAAGGCCGACTGGGCGGCGACACTTTCGTTGCCGCTGATCCGGCTGACGATAGGGGCGGCTTCGGCCAGGTTTTTGCCCTCCAGCATCTTTTCGATGCCCCGGTATTTGTAGAAGTGGCGCACCTCCTGGTGAAGCATATCTTCCCCCGCCTGGGAAAAATGAAAATGCCCCGGCTCAATGATCCCGGCGTGGATCGGTCCTACCGCCACTTCAAAGACTCCATCCCCGCCGATCGTTTCATAATGATAGGGGCGGTACTCCGCCGCTTCAAGAACCGTATGAACGTCAAAATCCCTGCGCATCGGGTAAACCCCCTCGGGCCAACGTTCGTGATGGACCAGAGGCCGGAAGTCGAAAGCCCCCTCGAAACGGATCCCGAAATCGTCGGCCGTCTTGCGCTCGAACCAGATCGCCGCCGGAAAACGGGGCATGATACTCGCCGCCACCGGCTGAGAGCGGGAAACCTGTTCACGGACCATCCCGTCATCGAAACGGGTCAGCAGTTCGAAGTTGTCGCCGCGATCGACGGCATAGCGGGCAATCAGACGTTTCATTGTGCAAAGCCTTTTTCAGTCGCAAGTCTCAGGCACGGGCCTTCGGCCCTCACGTCGCAAGTCAAATTCTCCATTCTCAATTCTCCATTCTCAATTCCAAAAGGCTCATCCGATTCCCTGGAGGAAGCTCATCGAAGAGGGAAGCAACAGCGCCGCCAGGCCCACCGCGAAGATCGCCAGGGCCAGTACTTCACTCGTGTAGACCTTTTTGGGGCTCTCCTCCCCCTCGTATTTCATCGACTGATAGATCTGCACAAAGCGGTAAAAGATCACCGAGAGTAGCACCAGTAGCAGGGCGATGGCCCCCAGCATCGCCAGGAGATGGTGGCTTGTTTTGGCATTGTCGATCATAGCACCGAAGCCGTAGAGTTCACTGAAGAACATCGGGCTGGGAGGGATCGAAATGATCGCCAGCATAAAGAGCCCCACCAGGAACCAGAAGAGCCGGCCCCGATTGCCGCTGTAGCCTTTGAGCGCCCCGGCGAAGTGGTAACGCCCGGTCGATTCCAGTACCCCCGTCGAAAGGAAAAGGGCCGGTTTGAGAAAGGCGTGGGCCCCGAAATGAAGCAGTGCGGCGAAGGTCCCCCCACTCACCCAGAAAAGGGCGATGAGGGCCATATGCTCGACCCCTGAGAGGCTGAAGAGGCGCATGAAATCCTTGGCCCGGAAAATCAAGAAAGAGACGATGAAGATCGTCAACAGCGTATAGATAAAGACGAAGATGAAGAGGTGGTCATAGTTGACCCGCTCGGCAATCTTCGAAAAACGGAAAAAGCCCGCCATCACCCC is a window of Nitratifractor salsuginis DSM 16511 DNA encoding:
- a CDS encoding ABC transporter permease, encoding MDALKKIIRDFPAFLWGGWGALAAIFLFIALWDLGSQLYGDMILPSPLHSFQTVVTLFHNDEFLANLSLTIERVAVGFAVSLVIGTLLGLLAGFFVTASITSRPIITILMGMPPIAWIVLAMIWFGMGNMTVEFTVIVASLPIVFIGALQGTRTLEDKFDEMADTFKVPRMMKFTDIYLPHIFSYIFPAWVSALGMAWKIVVMAELLAASDGIGAALAMARSQLDTDTAMALVVIMIGSLMIVEYIFLEPIKREVEKWRD
- a CDS encoding ABC transporter ATP-binding protein, which translates into the protein MARLKLENVSFSFGYKKILKDISFELNEGEVLSVVGPSGGGKTTLLRLCAGLLDRQEGWIENSFKSQAIAFQDPRLLPWKNVIDNISFGLKAKGMPTKERIERAEEIALKFDLEAEDFDKFPKELSGGMSQRVSFARALVTEPELLFLDEPFSALDIGLKRELQNHIIEMIAQKKITIFFITHDLMEAIRLSDKILLLEPDPGRIVKSYSFTLPQKERTDEWVYAQTAKLLADPYVIETFELEFK
- a CDS encoding NnrS family protein produces the protein MAATEHYAYYPEGDFPPYLAYGFRPTFLLMAPYMILSILLWALHYTGYIPLPFLGDALSWHIYEMLYGVGFLGMAAFILTGAPELYPGTVPIVGETLRRLFGLWILGRVAFWLSGWITFYPAALINIALFAWLTLLVIKPIFQDPAKRHVSIAYAFVAVQAAQVWFYLAAAGWVGTPPLEVLKVALGIFLVLIVLSIRRVNIEAVNEILEHEGYEEVFFARPPAYNLTIFMIALFTAVEFFWPQNRAIGWIALGTAAASLAILNDFIAYDETNLFKKRLIFSLTLVPVSMAAGFGLIGYNYLAGLPWYNGDLLHMLTSGTWTLSFYLVMVVITIVHTGRDIAKERDIWICLSVGLILFSAILRTAVTFYPAQGSLLILLSAIVWALPFILYIKRYFKWLLSPRADGIPG
- a CDS encoding DUF1858 domain-containing protein, translating into MMKEITMETKIADLLNNYPGMKETLIAINPKFKKLNNPVLRRTLAKVAGVRQAAIVGGMEPLDLLNKLREAVGQPPVDAEGVATESESVSEAPEWIDGEVKATLNANELLDAQKNPLAEAHMALKGLNEGEMIAIESDFKPEPLIEELQKAGHEVYCKEESPERFLTYVRK
- a CDS encoding sulfite exporter TauE/SafE family protein, yielding MPAEYLLYVFLAFVLSILFSMGGAGSGIALIPILHFLGVDFNVAKAVGLFAGASTTITSSVMNFRRKALDIAQLWPMALGMLLFAPLGAWFNRFVDQEFVKALFVLLLLYSATMMMFGRKKALTHLHSKPLLLAVGSGVGLVSGLLGVGGGNLLIPLLILLGFEPRKVAVAVSFVVPFSALGSFFTYASYVPLDWRLLLLVALASVVGGYLGNHLMHFKLNQQQIKKIMALILYILAFKMLYGLL
- a CDS encoding NADH-quinone oxidoreductase subunit B family protein: MLKYWQKRFQTGVLTEHPEFDERMKELRKRLRDEVKRKFAGSLAIRMVDSGSCNACEAECNALSNPYYDLERLGIHFVASPRHADLMLLSGVLTFNMLPHVLDAWEQIPEPKWCITLGDCPAMQAPFEHTFAVTAPASEHLPVAHHIPGCPPSPDRIIEGLLEFLENLES
- a CDS encoding NADH-quinone oxidoreductase subunit C gives rise to the protein MKRLIARYAVDRGDNFELLTRFDDGMVREQVSRSQPVAASIMPRFPAAIWFERKTADDFGIRFEGAFDFRPLVHHERWPEGVYPMRRDFDVHTVLEAAEYRPYHYETIGGDGVFEVAVGPIHAGIIEPGHFHFSQAGEDMLHQEVRHFYKYRGIEKMLEGKNLAEAAPIVSRISGNESVAAQSAFLHIVEESTAQELPEALRLRHALLLELERIIHHWTDLGFIPNDAGFGAALAWGSARAEEARRLMARLTRSRFGFEALFRELPAWDLGEISSFAQRMEEAIGWFENWIVDIPSLWDRMDTTGILKADDAKRYGCVGVMARASGLSLDVRSDDPFYTERGFAAATETSGDVAARFKVRIAEVKSSLALIQSFVRELMEKGAESGEDFSLLESEAKDGFYESFVESSLGEIYMSIEIEAGKIGRFFYRDPSFVNWQALHLMMPGNIIADFPLINKSCDLSYAGNDL